The Thermodesulfovibrionales bacterium genome contains the following window.
ACACATTGAGGCGTTGCTTCCGGCTGAATCAACACCTGAACAACAATAAGGAGATAAAAAAAGCAGTTTATCTTCAAGTAAAGAGAACAGCAGTTCTCGAAGACGCCTCCGGAGTGAGCGAAGCTCATTTTACCGGTTTATCCTCCATTTTCCCATTCTTGCCTTTTGGTATGATTTCCGCAAGGACGCGAAAAAACTCGGGTGGCGAGAGTTTGTAGTTCAAATTCCATCCCCGGGCTTCATCGTTCTGTTTGGCTTTTCTGTAATGCTTCACATCTGCGTATCGCTTTTTGACCGGAGGGTTGTGGTAGAATAAAGATACGGTTACGACAAAACACCGGGTTGGAGCATGAGCCTCGACGTTATTTTTTACATATGGAGAGAGCTGCCCATTCGATTGGACAGCGCGCTCCGTAATCCTTGTTGAAGATGTTTTTAGAAAATACCTTGAGACGCGCACTGCTCACCGTGATCATCCTTGGGGCGGTTTCGGTATCGGCCTTTGGAATGGTGACGGAAGACATCATGATCCCGACGCAAGGGAAGGGATTGTTCGGAGTTACGGAATGCCGCCTGGCCACTTACGTCCACAAGCCGGATGATTTCGATCCGCAACAAAAGTACCCCGTAGTAATCATCAGCCACGGAACTGCGACTGATTCTTATACGAGGTGTCACACGAGATTCGATTATCCCCATGCCAGCGAGTATTTTCTTCAGCATGGGTTTGTTGTTGTCGTGCCCATGAGGAGAGGATACGGGGGTTCCGACGGGATAACCATTGCCGACAGTATCGGGTCATGCAGCGATCCCCATTATTCTTTGTCTGCCCTTGAAGCTTCCAGGGACGTAGCCGCGGTCATCAGCTATGTCAAGAGCCTTACCTATGTGGATACCCAGAGGATCCTTCTCGTAGGGTTCTCCTCAGGGGGGTTCACATCTCTTGCAG
Protein-coding sequences here:
- a CDS encoding alpha/beta fold hydrolase gives rise to the protein MRRALLTVIILGAVSVSAFGMVTEDIMIPTQGKGLFGVTECRLATYVHKPDDFDPQQKYPVVIISHGTATDSYTRCHTRFDYPHASEYFLQHGFVVVVPMRRGYGGSDGITIADSIGSCSDPHYSLSALEASRDVAAVISYVKSLTYVDTQRILLVGFSSGGFTSLAVASLNIEGVIGVINIAGGQGGASRTESPGHACGERKLIEVMGSFGKAKVPTLWIYSENDPFFRPALAKAMFEDFLKNGGKGRLVIAPPFGHALLSQKEGREIWAPYSDEFLRGLNGGNGGNRAQAPLDAAPAMAVR